The following proteins come from a genomic window of Natronosalvus vescus:
- a CDS encoding HVO_0234 family beta-propeller protein has protein sequence MQSIDEKRVYGDRSGVTTVYVASDVGVVRVLVSGTTVGEFGLLERCTARDIAAGVDVLAVATDEDVLVCRLETGGGNGVGGEDGDGDERSTLSFEPTGFGPAVAVGVHQGAVLAADEDGVVARYELESETGSTATGDWLPLEYGTDAPAPSSVRSIAGDLLATDVGVFRDWDGRLEHAGLTDVRDVSAAGVPLAATAEGLYKLGNGWMKELDGSVDLVCADPVSEPGSLARAHAVVADEWYVFADGSASADASSSSAGSSATTTTTASGEWTRVEDDEAISSSDPIAGVAYGEAVYAVTTTGTVLAADTASADDPSWRAHTIGISGVCGLAVPLAASPDRGV, from the coding sequence ATGCAATCGATCGACGAAAAGCGCGTCTACGGCGACCGGAGCGGGGTGACGACGGTCTACGTCGCCAGCGACGTCGGCGTCGTCCGGGTGCTCGTCTCGGGAACGACGGTCGGCGAGTTCGGCCTGCTCGAGCGCTGTACCGCCCGCGATATCGCCGCCGGTGTCGACGTGCTAGCCGTCGCAACCGACGAAGACGTTCTCGTGTGTCGACTCGAGACGGGTGGCGGGAATGGAGTTGGGGGCGAAGACGGAGACGGAGACGAAAGATCCACTCTCAGCTTCGAGCCGACCGGCTTCGGCCCCGCCGTCGCCGTCGGCGTACACCAGGGAGCGGTGCTGGCCGCCGACGAGGATGGAGTCGTCGCACGGTACGAACTCGAGTCGGAGACGGGCAGTACGGCAACCGGTGACTGGCTCCCCCTCGAGTACGGAACCGACGCGCCCGCCCCCTCGAGCGTCCGATCGATCGCTGGCGACCTGCTCGCGACCGACGTCGGCGTCTTCCGAGACTGGGACGGCCGCCTCGAGCACGCTGGGCTGACGGACGTCCGGGACGTCTCCGCCGCGGGCGTCCCGCTTGCGGCGACCGCCGAGGGACTCTACAAACTCGGTAACGGCTGGATGAAGGAACTCGACGGGTCGGTCGATCTTGTCTGTGCGGATCCGGTGAGCGAACCCGGGTCGCTGGCTCGCGCGCACGCGGTGGTGGCCGACGAATGGTACGTGTTTGCCGACGGCTCCGCGAGCGCGGACGCCTCCTCGAGTTCTGCCGGCTCGAGCGCTACGACCACGACCACTGCCAGCGGCGAGTGGACACGCGTCGAGGACGATGAGGCGATTTCCTCGAGCGATCCCATTGCAGGGGTGGCCTACGGCGAGGCGGTCTACGCAGTGACGACGACGGGAACGGTTTTGGCCGCCGACACCGCATCGGCGGACGACCCGTCGTGGCGGGCGCACACCATCGGAATTTCGGGCGTCTGTGGGCTGGCGGTTCCGCTCGCGGCGTCACCCGACCGCGGAGTCTGA